One Heyndrickxia oleronia genomic window, AGTTGACAGAGGTAGTCGTCTTCCCGACCCCACCTTTTTGGTTGGCAATTGAAATAATTTTGCCCAAGCGTGTCACCCACCTTCAACTTCCTAATAAATTAGCAATCATATTTTCTATTTTATCAAAGTTTCATATAGAAGGTTTAGTTTTATGTAAAAAAATTCATTTTCTAATTTTTAGTAGAAGAAACGAAAATATCTGGATATACTTACAGGGTTATTTTCAATTTTTAGAAAGGATTGTTTTCGAATCGTTTTTTTGAAGTTTTGCTGCTTTTATCCTTAGTAAATTTAGGCGGGCTGATGTCTTTACCCTATATTTATTAGCCATAATATTTGAGAAAGAGCTTATAGAAAAAAAGAGAAACTTGCATACAAGCTTCTCTTAATCTAGCATTTTTATTTTTTCTTAGGAATCTTTATTGTAATTTGATAGTATTCATCAAATTCTTCTTCTTCAGAATCTAACTTAATGCCATTGTCAGCGACCATTGTTAAAGATTGACGGATTGTATTTACAGCAATCCTCATATCTTTACTAAATGCTTGGCGACGTGGTTTTGCTTTTCGTTCTGATTTATTTAATAACCTAACAACATAATCTTCGGTTTGTTTCACATTGAGGTTTTTTTCGATAATTTCAGCTAAAAGCTTAATTTGCTTTTCTGGTTCTTTTAAAGGAATAAGTGCACGAGCATGACGCTCTGTAATTAATTTTTGTAAAAGTGCGTCTTGTACTTCCTGTGGAAGCTTAAGTAAACGAAGCTTATTAGCAACGGTCGATTGACCTTTTCCAAGCCTTTGTGCCAATGCTTCTTGCGTAAGATTATGTAATTCCAAAAGCTTTCCATAGGCAACTGCTTCCTCAATCGGAGATAGCTCTTCTCGCTGAAGATTTTCAATTAATGCAACAGAAGCCGTTTCTGTATCATTAAAGTTTTTAATAATAGCAGGGACCTTATCCCAACCTAACTTTTGAACAGCTCTAAATCTGCGTTCACCTGCAATTATTTCAAATTGATTGGTACTATACTCTCGTACAACAATTGGCTGAATAATTCCATGTGTATGGATGGTTCTTGCCAACTCTTCAATTTTATTATCATCAAATATGGTCCTTGGCTGAAAACGATTGGGAACTATGCAAGAAGTTGGTATTTTCCTAACTTCCTCATTTTCACTTATGATTTCCCTTTCCGCCTCTTCCACTTTTTCGCCCACACCAAAGAAACGAGAGAAAGGATGCTTCATCATCTGACACCACCTTTACGAAACTCCCTACCTACTTATTCTATATTATAAGACAAGTTCCTGCATTTACATTTGTAATTTTTCGAGTTTTTCCTACATGATTAAACAAGAAATAATAAATATAATAATGTTTTTCGTAGAAATTACTCAAAAAAACAGGATGATTCTATCTTTCTGTCAACATTTCTTTAAAAATCTATTATAAAAATGATTATTACAAGCCCTTTTCTTTACTGTTGGCTCTTTTCTCAAACATTGTTGCTAGTAAAGTTATCACTGATACATATCGACTGAGGATTG contains:
- the noc gene encoding nucleoid occlusion protein — protein: MKHPFSRFFGVGEKVEEAEREIISENEEVRKIPTSCIVPNRFQPRTIFDDNKIEELARTIHTHGIIQPIVVREYSTNQFEIIAGERRFRAVQKLGWDKVPAIIKNFNDTETASVALIENLQREELSPIEEAVAYGKLLELHNLTQEALAQRLGKGQSTVANKLRLLKLPQEVQDALLQKLITERHARALIPLKEPEKQIKLLAEIIEKNLNVKQTEDYVVRLLNKSERKAKPRRQAFSKDMRIAVNTIRQSLTMVADNGIKLDSEEEEFDEYYQITIKIPKKK